The following coding sequences are from one Methanosarcina sp. WWM596 window:
- a CDS encoding DUF3147 family protein translates to MLEIDPFSLFLRFLFGGSAVLASTLIARSFGGKLGGIFAAFPAVYLAAVVGLSLEYKGSELLSVTEQLSRGALVGMAADICCALAASYFILRYGWKRGLAYALLLWAVLAPLIYLIWFGF, encoded by the coding sequence ATGCTTGAAATCGATCCTTTTTCTTTATTCCTCCGTTTCTTGTTCGGAGGAAGCGCGGTTTTAGCTTCCACTCTGATAGCTAGGTCTTTCGGGGGCAAGCTCGGAGGAATCTTTGCTGCCTTTCCGGCAGTGTACCTGGCAGCAGTCGTGGGTCTTAGCCTTGAATATAAAGGCAGTGAACTGCTGTCCGTGACTGAGCAGCTTTCGAGGGGAGCACTGGTGGGAATGGCAGCAGACATCTGCTGTGCACTCGCTGCCAGTTATTTTATTCTCAGGTACGGGTGGAAAAGAGGTCTTGCTTATGCTCTTCTCCTCTGGGCAGTGCTTGCTCCGTTGATTTATCTCATCTGGTTCGGGTTTTGA
- a CDS encoding DUF3147 family protein — translation MKVDIYDLGLRFIFGGLAVAACYIVLQLVPSKSFAGIFAAFPAVMAAAVIMAGHFGSSEQAADIAFGASAGMMGCTVCVFVASFCMQHVGKWGLSLVIALMAWLVSSFMFIQLMHCFLEKRGRQV, via the coding sequence ATGAAAGTTGATATCTACGACCTGGGCCTGAGGTTCATCTTCGGAGGCCTGGCTGTCGCTGCCTGTTATATTGTACTTCAGCTCGTGCCTTCGAAGTCTTTTGCAGGGATTTTTGCCGCTTTTCCTGCGGTAATGGCTGCAGCTGTTATCATGGCCGGACACTTCGGAAGCTCCGAGCAGGCTGCAGACATCGCGTTTGGAGCCAGCGCCGGGATGATGGGCTGCACGGTCTGCGTCTTTGTAGCCAGCTTCTGCATGCAGCACGTGGGAAAATGGGGACTCTCCCTTGTTATTGCCCTCATGGCCTGGCTCGTCAGTTCTTTCATGTTTATCCAGCTGATGCACTGCTTTCTGGAAAAGCGGGGGCGGCAGGTTTAA
- a CDS encoding digeranylgeranylglycerophospholipid reductase: MKERYDIIVVGAGPAGSIAAKTAAEKGLDVLLIEKRQEIGAPVRCAEGVSKEFLRKHVEIDKRWVCADVNGSRVYAPDGTKVEMTEKLSGKEVGFVLERKVFDLALAELAAKAGAEVRVRTRATDLIIEDRFVKGARLMHLGKEYEVRADIVIGADGIESKVGRWAGIDTSLKPADIETCVQYLVAGVDIDQECCEFYLGNEISPGGYVWVFPKGEGKANVGIGILGSKGGKFKPRPVDYLNKFVEKHFPEGKIVEMVFGGVPVSGNIEKFTANGLMLIGDAARQSDPITGGGILNGMDAGKMAGEAAYEAISTGDVSEEKLEELYEKRWKTGVGKKIDTNLIVKNCFVNLSDEDLNSLAHSVKDVKFESMRLLDLLFALFKANRKLLWDLHVLFKDVAIEAAKNRF; the protein is encoded by the coding sequence ATGAAGGAGCGGTATGACATTATAGTGGTCGGAGCCGGACCTGCAGGTTCCATTGCTGCAAAAACCGCGGCAGAAAAAGGGCTTGATGTACTTTTGATAGAAAAGCGCCAGGAAATAGGAGCTCCGGTGCGCTGTGCCGAAGGCGTGAGCAAGGAGTTTCTCAGGAAGCACGTGGAAATCGACAAACGATGGGTTTGCGCCGACGTCAATGGGTCCCGTGTATACGCACCTGACGGAACAAAGGTAGAGATGACAGAAAAACTCTCGGGAAAGGAAGTCGGTTTCGTCCTCGAAAGGAAAGTTTTCGACCTCGCCCTTGCAGAACTTGCCGCGAAAGCCGGAGCAGAGGTAAGGGTCAGGACCCGGGCCACGGACCTTATCATTGAAGACAGGTTCGTGAAGGGCGCCAGGCTCATGCACCTCGGAAAAGAGTACGAAGTCCGAGCAGACATCGTCATTGGGGCCGACGGCATAGAGTCAAAGGTCGGCCGGTGGGCAGGAATCGATACATCCCTGAAGCCCGCAGATATCGAAACCTGTGTCCAGTACCTGGTAGCAGGAGTTGACATTGACCAGGAATGCTGTGAATTCTATCTTGGAAATGAGATATCTCCCGGAGGCTACGTCTGGGTCTTCCCGAAAGGGGAAGGGAAAGCAAACGTCGGAATAGGGATTCTCGGGAGCAAGGGGGGGAAGTTCAAGCCCAGACCTGTCGACTACCTCAATAAATTTGTGGAAAAACACTTTCCGGAAGGCAAAATCGTGGAAATGGTCTTTGGGGGAGTCCCGGTTTCGGGAAACATTGAAAAATTCACCGCAAACGGGCTCATGCTGATCGGAGACGCTGCACGCCAGTCCGACCCAATAACAGGCGGCGGGATCCTGAACGGAATGGATGCCGGGAAAATGGCAGGAGAAGCCGCTTACGAAGCCATTTCCACAGGGGACGTCTCAGAAGAGAAACTGGAAGAACTCTACGAAAAACGGTGGAAGACAGGTGTCGGTAAAAAAATCGACACGAACCTTATCGTCAAAAACTGCTTTGTCAACCTGAGCGATGAAGACCTCAACTCCCTTGCCCACTCCGTCAAAGACGTGAAATTCGAAAGCATGAGGCTTTTGGACCTACTCTTTGCCCTATTCAAAGCCAACAGGAAACTGCTCTGGGACCTCCATGTGCTCTTCAAGGACGTAGCCATAGAAGCAGCAAAGAACAGGTTTTAA
- a CDS encoding 4Fe-4S binding protein, which translates to MTINVNRYKCGYCGACVGVCPRGALELVETWVEVDENTCTSCGICGRICPVGAIELVK; encoded by the coding sequence GTGACAATAAATGTAAACAGATACAAATGTGGTTACTGCGGTGCCTGTGTAGGGGTCTGCCCTCGCGGAGCCCTCGAACTCGTAGAAACCTGGGTGGAAGTAGATGAGAATACATGCACATCATGTGGTATATGCGGTCGAATCTGCCCTGTGGGAGCAATTGAATTAGTGAAATAA
- a CDS encoding MATE family efflux transporter, whose protein sequence is MEEKSDILGKEDVKKLLFKLSLPGIIAMIVQAFYNVVDTFFVAKAYGAEESILAIGGLTIAFPIQMILIGIAVLLGTGSASVISRALGAKEIERARRALGNVYSAGLVTGVLIFVFSFSDFSPVLKAFGATEGIMPYAVEYIQVILAGAITCILGISIQNIVRAEGNARFSMNAMLLGAGLNIVLDPLLIFGLGMGVRGAAVATVFSQGVCALWLLHYFLAGKSAIHFGFEMLKPDPGILKEITAIGAGPFVMDISQSVNMIFVNAALAIYGGDVAIAVYGLIFRLFSFVFMPLIGLSFGLQPIAGYNYGAGKPERVIKAVKIAALGAVSFGTIGFMVMFLFPQKLLSIFSSDPALLDLGKTAMRIFVLGIPLVGINIIGATLFQALGRAKPSFILSVSRPILFFLPMVLLLPRLYDLNGVWVAFPVADLMAVVLTLYFLFREHRIFQQISGLENAGIENSS, encoded by the coding sequence ATGGAAGAAAAAAGTGATATTCTGGGAAAGGAAGATGTCAAAAAGCTGCTCTTCAAGCTTTCTCTCCCCGGAATCATTGCAATGATAGTCCAGGCTTTCTATAATGTTGTGGACACTTTTTTCGTGGCAAAAGCGTACGGGGCAGAGGAGAGCATTCTTGCAATCGGTGGGCTTACGATTGCTTTTCCGATCCAGATGATCCTTATAGGAATTGCCGTTCTGCTGGGGACCGGGAGTGCGTCTGTTATCTCTAGAGCCCTTGGGGCAAAGGAAATTGAAAGGGCGAGAAGAGCCCTTGGAAATGTCTATTCTGCCGGGCTTGTAACGGGTGTGCTGATTTTTGTATTCAGTTTTTCGGACTTTTCCCCGGTCCTGAAAGCGTTCGGAGCAACGGAAGGAATAATGCCCTACGCCGTTGAATATATACAGGTCATACTGGCCGGGGCAATTACCTGCATCCTCGGGATATCCATTCAGAATATCGTCCGTGCGGAAGGAAACGCCCGTTTTTCCATGAACGCAATGCTGCTTGGGGCTGGACTGAATATCGTGCTTGACCCCCTGCTAATCTTCGGATTAGGGATGGGAGTCCGGGGGGCTGCAGTTGCAACCGTCTTTTCCCAGGGTGTGTGTGCCCTCTGGCTTCTGCATTATTTCCTGGCAGGAAAAAGTGCCATTCACTTCGGCTTTGAGATGTTGAAACCCGATCCGGGAATCCTTAAAGAGATCACAGCTATAGGGGCAGGACCTTTTGTGATGGACATTTCACAAAGTGTTAATATGATTTTTGTAAACGCTGCTCTTGCAATTTACGGGGGAGATGTCGCAATTGCCGTTTACGGGCTTATTTTCCGGCTTTTCTCGTTTGTCTTTATGCCCCTTATTGGCCTGTCCTTTGGCCTCCAGCCGATTGCAGGCTACAATTACGGGGCAGGCAAACCAGAAAGAGTGATCAAAGCCGTAAAAATTGCTGCTCTGGGAGCAGTTTCTTTCGGGACCATAGGTTTTATGGTCATGTTTCTTTTCCCGCAGAAGCTCCTTTCCATCTTCAGTTCCGACCCGGCACTTCTGGACCTTGGAAAAACCGCAATGAGGATTTTCGTTCTAGGGATACCTCTGGTGGGCATTAATATAATTGGGGCAACTTTGTTCCAGGCCCTGGGGCGGGCAAAGCCTTCTTTTATTCTTTCGGTCTCCCGTCCCATCCTCTTCTTTTTGCCCATGGTGCTCCTCCTTCCGCGGCTCTATGACCTCAATGGGGTCTGGGTGGCGTTTCCGGTTGCAGACCTGATGGCTGTTGTCCTGACTCTTTATTTTCTTTTCAGGGAACACAGGATTTTCCAGCAAATTTCCGGTCTGGAAAATGCAGGAATAGAGAATTCCAGTTAA
- a CDS encoding MarR family winged helix-turn-helix transcriptional regulator, producing MEDPRAICGPIAHIYRSHLVYMAKELEAYRIGSGQFDFLMVLYRKDGISQENLARSLKVSKATSTRAIQSLEREGYVYRQRDKDDLRAYKVYLTGKGKEIRGVVLEKLISFVDTLLSDFTPEEKEIFRQLVQKASRKLLEPGFEPPVLVEETADQNRDLGKEQNMDQNIDQNMDQNIDQNMDQNMDQNRYQDKKE from the coding sequence ATGGAAGACCCAAGAGCAATCTGCGGCCCGATCGCCCACATCTACCGGAGCCACCTGGTATACATGGCAAAGGAACTGGAAGCTTACCGGATCGGAAGTGGACAATTTGATTTTTTAATGGTTTTATACCGCAAAGACGGCATCTCTCAGGAAAACCTTGCAAGAAGTTTGAAAGTAAGCAAAGCAACAAGCACAAGGGCGATCCAGAGCCTGGAAAGAGAGGGATATGTGTACAGGCAGAGGGACAAAGATGACCTCCGGGCTTACAAAGTTTACCTGACTGGAAAAGGAAAGGAAATAAGAGGTGTCGTCCTTGAAAAGCTGATTTCTTTTGTCGATACTCTCCTTTCGGATTTCACCCCGGAAGAAAAAGAAATATTCAGGCAGCTGGTACAAAAAGCTTCAAGAAAGCTCCTTGAACCCGGGTTTGAGCCTCCGGTACTGGTGGAAGAAACTGCGGATCAGAATAGAGATCTGGGTAAAGAGCAGAACATGGACCAGAACATAGATCAGAACATGGACCAGAACATAGATCAGAACATGGACCAGAACATGGACCAGAACAGGTATCAGGACAAAAAGGAGTAA
- a CDS encoding MarR family winged helix-turn-helix transcriptional regulator, whose amino-acid sequence MLEDYKIREIRLLMLERTVLFNKLFERKVYQKISRTGLDELEKLSKQQPLAIIIIGTAGEIIPSYLGLCMNLDRSSLSRMIDSLENKDIVRRRIDPNDRRRVPVSLTEKGKRYYEILNKKMGEVDAFLMGHLEEQDIKDYEECLKTEVRIMRKIESVKEA is encoded by the coding sequence ATGTTAGAAGATTATAAAATTAGAGAAATCAGGCTGTTGATGCTTGAAAGGACAGTACTTTTCAACAAATTGTTCGAAAGAAAAGTCTATCAAAAAATATCAAGAACCGGCTTGGACGAACTCGAAAAACTCAGCAAACAACAGCCTCTTGCCATAATAATAATTGGCACAGCAGGAGAAATAATCCCTTCATATCTTGGCCTGTGTATGAATCTGGACAGGAGTAGCCTCTCAAGGATGATAGATTCCCTGGAGAATAAAGATATTGTTAGGAGAAGAATAGACCCAAATGACCGCAGGAGAGTTCCGGTCTCCCTTACTGAAAAAGGGAAAAGGTACTATGAGATCCTTAACAAGAAAATGGGGGAAGTTGACGCTTTTCTTATGGGACATCTTGAGGAACAGGACATCAAAGATTATGAAGAATGCCTTAAAACAGAGGTGCGGATCATGAGAAAAATCGAATCCGTAAAGGAAGCATGA